The following are from one region of the Gossypium hirsutum isolate 1008001.06 chromosome D03, Gossypium_hirsutum_v2.1, whole genome shotgun sequence genome:
- the LOC107949564 gene encoding plastidic ATP/ADP-transporter — MEAVLQTRCLLSLPPNPTRVRVRSLLNPSQGLKQRLFASKPLGLSGLSLSYKEVPSFVAKPNGLPPKGKNFICKAEAAAATDGQPLFGETQKPKFLGIELVTLKKIIPLGLMFFCILFNYTILRDTKDVLVVTAKGSSAEIIPFLKTWVNLPMAIGFMLLYTKLANVLSKKALFYTVIVPFIAFFGAFGFMLYPLSNYIHPEALADKLLAVLGPRFLGPLAILRIWSFCLFYVMAELWGSVVISVLFWGFANQITTVDEAKRFYPLFGLGANIALIFSGRTVKYFSNLRKNLGPGVDGWAISLKGMMSIVVLMGLAICFLYWWVNKFVPLPTRSMKKKEKPKMGAMESLKFLVSSKYIRDLATLVVAYGISINLVEVTWKSKLKAQFPSPNEYSSFMGDFSTATGIATFTMMLLSQFIFDKYGWGAAARITPTVLLLTGVGFFSLILFGDPLGPTLAKFGMTPLLAAVYVGAMQNIFSKSAKYSLFDPCKEMAYIPLDEDTKVKGKAAIDVVCNPLGKSGGALIQQFMILTFGSLASSTPYLGGILLVIVLAWLAAAKSLDTQFTALRQEEELEKEMERAAIKIPVVSETRNGTFAGGSLLNQSAGDSTGSTSKTSTPSNI, encoded by the exons ATGGAAGCTGTTTTACAAACCAGATGTCTTCTCTCATTACCACCAAACCCAACCAGAGTGAGAGTCAGAAGCCTTTTGAACCCATCACAAGGCTTGAAGCAGAGGCTTTTTGCTTCAAAACCCTTAGGCCTTAGTGGTTTATCTCTATCTTATAAGGAAGTTCCAAGCTTTGTTGCCAAACCAAATGGGTTGCCCCCAAAAGGGAAGAACTTCATTTGCAAGGCTGAGGCTGCTGCTGCAACTGATGGCCAGCCTTTGTTTGGTGAAACTCAGAAACCTAAGTTCTTGGGTATTGAGCTTGTGACTCTTAAGAAAATTATCCCACTTGGGTTAATGTTCTTTTGTATCCTTTTCAATTATACAATCCTTAGGGATACAAAGGATGTATTGGTTGTGACAGCTAAAGGAAGCAGTGCtgaaattataccatttttaaagACATGGGTTAATTTGCCTATGGCTATTGGGTTCATGTTGTTATACACAAAGCTGGCTAATGTGTTGTCAAAGAAGGCCCTTTTCTACACTGTCATTGTTCCTTTCATAGCCTTTTTTGGTGCATTTGGGTTCATGTTGTATCCTCTCAGCAATTACATTCACCCTGAAGCACTTGCTGATAAGCTTCTTGCAGTGCTTGGACCTAGATTTCTGGGTCCTCTTGCAATTTTGAGGATTTGGAGTTTCTGTTTGTTCTATGTCATGGCTGAACTTTGGGGCAGCGTGGTTATTTCTGTTCTCTTTTGGGGGTTTGCCAATCAG ATAACTACTGTAGATGAAGCAAAAAGATTCTATCCTCTGTTCGGACTTGGAGCCAATATTGCTCTTATTTTCTCAGGTCGAACTGTTAAGTACTTTTCTAATTTGAGGAAAAATTTGGGTCCCGGAGTTGATGGTTGGGCCATCTCCTTAAAGGGAATGATGAGCATTGTGGTATTAATGGGGCTGGCTATCTGTTTCCTTTACTGGTGGGTGAATAAGTTTGTTCCTCTTCCCACACGTAGTATGAAGAAGAAG GAAAAGCCTAAAATGGGAGCAATGGAGAGCTTGAAATTCTTGGTGTCTTCCAAGTACATTCGGGATCTTGCTACTTTAGTGGTTGCATATGGTATTAGCATCAACCTCGTCGAAGTTACCTGGAAATCGAAGCTCAAAGCTCAG TTTCCAAGTCCGAATGAGTACTCCTCCTTCATGGGTGACTTCTCAACTGCTACTGGGATAGCGACGTTTACTATGATGCTACTAAGTCAATTTATATTCGACAAATATGGGTGGGGTGCTGCAGCCCGGATTACACCCACTGTCCTGCTTCTAACTGGAGTCGGTTTCTTTTCCTTGATATTATTTGGTGATCCACTTGGACCTACACTTGCAAAGTTCGGTATGACTCCACTTCTTGCAGCCGTTTATGTCGGTGCCATGCAAAACATTTTCAGCAAAAGCGCAAAGTACAGTTTGTTTGATCCGTGCAAAGAAATGGCCTATATTCCGCTGGACGAGGATACCAAG GTTAAAGGGAAGGCTGCCATTGATGTTGTCTGCAATCCGTTGGGGAAGTCTGGGGGTGCTCTTATTCAGCAGTTTATGATCTTGACCTTCGGATCGCTTGCGAGTTCAACCCCATACCTTGGAGGGATTCTACTGGTGATTGTTCTTGCATGGCTAGCAGCGGCAAAGTCCCTGGATACACAATTCACCGCATTGCGTCAGGAAGAAGAGCTCGAGAAAGAGATGGAAAGAGCAGCCATTAAGATCCCAGTTGTGTCTGAAACCAGAAACGGTACTTTTGCCGGTGGCTCATTGCTAAACCAGTCAGCAGGTGACTCGACTGGAAGCACATCCAAAACATCAACTCCAAGCAATATCTAG